The following are encoded together in the Acidobacteriota bacterium genome:
- a CDS encoding glycosyltransferase family 1 protein: MRVGFDVSKLFGPRDGVARYSASLLEALAELSEERGGRPGLVLYALDAEVDAGDWKRLLEGLPGNVRRGPGRWPRRRDLDLFHIPTFADPACFEGPVVFTIHDLTFLTHPRFHVPANRNQCLLATLRAVSQGATILAVSEATAEEVRKWFVLPDDRLRVVYEAASAAFARFDGAGLEAARRRLAERFGLDGPFVLSVGTLEPRKNIARLIEAYGGLGADLRTRVPLALVGGGGWKREAVFAGDWPDFVRRLGAVSEEDLIALYNAASVVAYPSLVEGFGLPVVEAMACGTPVLTSNRSSLVEVAGDAALCVDPYDAAAIRHGLDALLRETSLRDRYRQAGLERAATFSWRRAAEEVIGIYDDMTGGGGARTVGSL; this comes from the coding sequence ATGCGCGTCGGTTTCGACGTGAGCAAGCTGTTCGGGCCTCGGGACGGCGTAGCCAGGTACTCAGCCAGCCTGCTGGAGGCGCTGGCGGAGCTGTCGGAGGAGCGGGGCGGCAGGCCGGGCCTCGTTCTGTATGCGCTCGACGCGGAAGTCGACGCAGGCGACTGGAAGCGGCTTCTGGAGGGACTGCCGGGCAACGTCCGGCGTGGACCGGGCCGCTGGCCGCGGCGCCGGGATCTCGATCTGTTCCACATTCCGACCTTCGCCGACCCCGCTTGTTTCGAGGGACCGGTCGTGTTCACCATCCACGATCTGACCTTTCTCACTCACCCTCGGTTTCACGTGCCGGCGAACCGGAACCAGTGCCTGCTGGCGACCCTGCGAGCGGTCTCACAGGGCGCGACGATCCTCGCCGTCTCGGAGGCCACGGCCGAGGAGGTGCGGAAGTGGTTCGTGTTGCCGGATGATCGGCTGCGGGTCGTCTACGAGGCGGCCTCGGCCGCCTTCGCGAGATTCGATGGCGCCGGCCTGGAGGCGGCGAGGCGGCGGCTCGCCGAGCGCTTCGGTCTCGACGGGCCGTTCGTCCTCTCGGTGGGAACGCTGGAACCGCGCAAGAACATCGCCCGGCTGATCGAGGCCTACGGCGGTCTCGGTGCCGATCTGCGCACTCGCGTTCCGCTGGCGTTGGTCGGCGGCGGCGGCTGGAAGCGGGAGGCCGTGTTCGCGGGCGATTGGCCGGACTTCGTGCGCCGCCTCGGCGCCGTGTCGGAGGAGGACCTGATCGCTCTCTACAATGCGGCCTCGGTGGTGGCCTATCCGTCGCTGGTCGAGGGTTTCGGGTTGCCGGTAGTGGAAGCGATGGCCTGCGGGACGCCGGTCCTTACTTCGAACCGGTCGTCGCTGGTCGAGGTGGCCGGAGATGCTGCCCTGTGCGTCGACCCGTACGATGCGGCGGCGATCCGGCACGGCCTCGACGCCCTGCTGCGGGAGACCTCGCTGCGCGATCGCTACCGCCAGGCCGGTCTGGAGCGCGCGGCCACCTTCTCCTGGCGGCGGGCAGCCGAGGAGGTGATCGGCATCTACGACGACATGACAGGCGGGGGCGGCGCACGGACCGTCGGATCCCTATGA
- a CDS encoding 1-acyl-sn-glycerol-3-phosphate acyltransferase yields MVAAVERGLRMRGLRWFLRLLARLFFRSVEVVGSENVPRDGGGLLVAWHPNGLADGILLLGFGPRPVTFGARHGLFRLPIVGWLLRGAGAVPLYRRRDRGEPGARMSDEERRAANHRSLGALAAAARQSFVAIFPEGATHDEPQLLELRAGAARLFQLAQEGGGDPLLVPVGLHYERKHAFRSRALLAFYPPVELPEDLRPETFVDRLTVLIQQHLIEVTHPTESWELHRAMEQVRSLVRAEQAAREGVPRLRRAPMQERDEGFARVWAGYRKQRAIDPCVVDRLVARVTRYGEALRLLGLSDRDLDGAPLGRTVWRVILLGAEALLMLLLLPTVVLIGNLVNLPAALLVALGARKLSVTRKEQAGLKMFLGLIILPMAWMAASLAVGLAWTEPLPGFDWRPEALWARVTGMLALCVLSALLGLRYHRFIAELGHGLRALWVGGFRRDTVKRLRRQRSALYDEVIGLVAVLDV; encoded by the coding sequence GTGGTTGCGGCGGTCGAGCGCGGGCTCAGGATGCGAGGCCTCAGGTGGTTTCTGCGGCTGCTGGCGAGGCTGTTCTTTCGCAGTGTCGAGGTGGTCGGCAGCGAGAACGTGCCGCGGGACGGAGGCGGTCTGCTCGTTGCCTGGCACCCGAACGGTCTGGCCGACGGCATTCTTCTTCTCGGCTTCGGTCCTCGCCCGGTCACGTTCGGCGCGCGCCACGGCCTGTTTCGACTTCCGATCGTCGGCTGGTTGTTGCGCGGAGCCGGCGCGGTGCCGCTGTATCGTCGCCGGGATCGGGGCGAACCGGGCGCCCGCATGAGCGACGAGGAGCGGCGGGCGGCGAACCATCGGAGCCTCGGCGCGCTGGCCGCCGCCGCGCGGCAGTCCTTCGTCGCCATCTTTCCGGAAGGCGCAACGCACGACGAGCCCCAGCTGCTCGAACTGCGGGCCGGTGCGGCGCGGCTGTTCCAGCTCGCCCAGGAGGGCGGCGGCGATCCCCTGCTGGTGCCGGTGGGACTTCACTACGAACGCAAGCACGCTTTCCGTTCCCGGGCTCTGCTCGCGTTCTATCCGCCGGTCGAACTGCCGGAAGATCTGCGGCCGGAGACCTTCGTCGACCGCCTGACCGTGCTGATCCAGCAGCACCTGATCGAGGTCACCCATCCAACCGAGAGCTGGGAGCTTCACCGGGCAATGGAACAGGTGCGGTCCCTGGTGCGCGCGGAGCAGGCGGCGCGTGAAGGCGTTCCGCGGCTTCGGCGGGCGCCGATGCAGGAGCGGGATGAGGGCTTCGCGCGGGTCTGGGCGGGGTATCGAAAGCAGCGCGCGATCGACCCCTGCGTCGTGGACCGGCTCGTCGCCCGCGTAACGCGCTACGGGGAGGCGCTGCGGTTGCTGGGCCTGAGCGACCGGGACCTGGATGGCGCTCCGCTCGGGCGCACGGTCTGGCGCGTGATTCTCCTTGGCGCCGAAGCGCTGCTCATGCTCCTGCTGTTGCCGACGGTCGTTCTGATCGGCAACCTCGTCAACCTCCCGGCCGCGCTGCTCGTCGCACTCGGTGCGAGAAAGCTGTCCGTGACCCGCAAGGAACAGGCGGGCCTGAAGATGTTCCTGGGACTGATCATCCTGCCGATGGCCTGGATGGCGGCTAGCCTGGCCGTGGGTCTGGCCTGGACCGAGCCTCTGCCCGGCTTCGACTGGAGGCCCGAGGCTCTGTGGGCACGAGTCACGGGGATGCTGGCCCTGTGCGTGCTGTCCGCCCTGCTGGGCCTCCGCTACCACCGGTTCATCGCTGAGCTCGGTCACGGTCTGCGAGCGCTCTGGGTCGGCGGTTTTCGCAGGGATACGGTGAAGCGGCTGCGCCGGCAGCGTTCGGCTCTGTACGACGAGGTCATCGGCCTGGTGGCGGTTCTCGACGTGTAG
- a CDS encoding glycosyltransferase family 1 protein — MTQGAAGPASIGVVAYEMEGEPTGVGRYLEELLTALRGTSRTRDWRLRLFFKGDSFEHPLWTGEKAGGCTCEAVFDRRADAHPILWEQVRLPRILRRRPVDLLFSPGYSLPGGASRPSLVTIHDVSFEVLPGDFSFRERWRRRFLARRAARSATRVLTDTDRTAAELQRRYGVPEERIAVAPLGVAPRFAQAGQSPSRGTGARENLAGLGVRQPYLLVPGSILPRRRLDLVLAGLTRLLDEAVPAGVAAGAGDRSIEELQLVIAGANQLPRPDDLDRMIRSGGCADRVIRIGYVDDQALPELYAGAVGTIYVSEYEGYGLPPLESLAAGVPALVSDAPALLDLWPDYPLRCDRLDVDGVTDGLRKLLFDREARRVTEVQGPERVRSLTWARAAETFAIEVETAWRAAQGRRP; from the coding sequence ATGACGCAGGGGGCTGCGGGGCCGGCGTCGATCGGCGTCGTAGCCTACGAGATGGAGGGCGAGCCGACCGGCGTGGGGAGGTACCTCGAGGAACTCTTGACGGCTCTCCGCGGGACGTCCCGGACGCGTGACTGGCGACTGAGACTGTTCTTTAAGGGCGACTCCTTCGAGCATCCGTTGTGGACCGGAGAGAAGGCGGGGGGTTGTACCTGCGAGGCCGTCTTCGATCGCCGCGCCGATGCGCATCCGATCCTCTGGGAGCAGGTCCGACTGCCCCGCATCCTTCGGCGTCGGCCCGTGGACCTGCTCTTCTCGCCGGGCTACAGCCTGCCTGGCGGGGCTTCCCGTCCTTCGCTCGTCACGATTCACGACGTGTCGTTCGAGGTCCTGCCGGGCGACTTCAGCTTCAGGGAGAGGTGGCGGCGGCGCTTCCTCGCACGCCGCGCGGCCCGCTCGGCGACCAGGGTGCTGACCGACACGGACCGTACCGCCGCCGAACTTCAGCGGCGCTACGGTGTACCGGAGGAACGGATCGCGGTCGCGCCCCTGGGCGTGGCGCCCCGGTTCGCGCAGGCCGGGCAATCCCCTTCTCGCGGCACGGGAGCGAGAGAGAACCTCGCGGGGCTGGGTGTCCGACAGCCCTATCTGCTGGTTCCGGGCTCCATCCTGCCTCGGCGTCGACTGGACCTGGTGCTGGCCGGCCTCACCCGGCTGTTGGATGAGGCGGTGCCGGCCGGGGTGGCGGCGGGTGCTGGCGATCGGTCCATCGAAGAGCTCCAGCTCGTCATCGCCGGCGCGAACCAGTTGCCGAGGCCGGATGACCTGGATCGCATGATTCGCTCGGGCGGCTGCGCCGACCGCGTGATCCGGATCGGCTACGTGGACGACCAGGCTCTCCCCGAGCTGTATGCGGGCGCGGTCGGGACCATCTATGTGTCGGAGTACGAGGGTTACGGGCTACCTCCGCTCGAATCGCTGGCGGCCGGCGTGCCGGCGCTCGTTTCGGACGCGCCGGCACTACTCGACCTCTGGCCGGACTATCCGCTCAGGTGCGACCGGCTCGACGTCGATGGCGTGACCGACGGCCTGCGTAAGCTGCTGTTCGACCGCGAGGCGCGGCGCGTCACGGAGGTTCAGGGCCCCGAGCGCGTTCGGTCGCTGACATGGGCCCGGGCGGCGGAAACGTTCGCGATCGAGGTCGAGACGGCCTGGCGGGCGGCGCAGGGGAGACGGCCGTGA
- a CDS encoding glycosyltransferase family 2 protein, protein MSARDVPAVSVLIVNHNAGLHLAHCLERLRSVADEWRTGSGGLEIVVVDNASTDGSLEAVRELEGEPAVRLIASARNLGFGAACNLAARETTGRCLLLLNPDAWIDATSLRRLVEALEADSRLGAAAPGLHYPDGSLQLGWAPPVGVVGEAIQKSRNRFAGRAWNHVLLPRLLRPLLGQGWFSAACVLVRRSAFEEVGGFDEGFFLYFEDADLGLRFARAGWRQRQVEGARAWHSRGVTTGRRGKRLLSPDVERYYRASQLRYYGLHRPRWECSYLRRRLRRRFVGVADEEQRTALLRLLV, encoded by the coding sequence GTGAGCGCGCGTGACGTCCCGGCGGTCAGCGTTCTGATCGTGAACCACAATGCCGGCCTTCATCTTGCCCATTGCCTGGAGCGCCTGCGCTCGGTGGCCGACGAGTGGCGGACGGGAAGCGGCGGGCTGGAGATCGTCGTCGTGGACAATGCCTCGACTGACGGTTCTCTGGAGGCGGTGCGGGAACTTGAGGGGGAGCCGGCTGTGCGGCTGATCGCGTCTGCGCGCAACCTGGGCTTCGGCGCGGCGTGCAACCTGGCGGCTCGGGAGACTACGGGTCGTTGCCTGCTGCTGCTCAATCCGGACGCCTGGATCGATGCGACGTCACTGCGGCGCCTGGTGGAAGCCCTGGAGGCGGATTCCAGGCTCGGTGCCGCCGCTCCCGGCCTTCACTACCCGGACGGCTCGCTGCAGTTGGGCTGGGCGCCCCCGGTGGGAGTGGTGGGGGAGGCGATCCAGAAGTCTCGCAACCGGTTCGCGGGGAGGGCCTGGAACCACGTGTTGCTGCCACGGCTGCTCCGGCCGCTGCTCGGGCAAGGTTGGTTCTCGGCCGCCTGCGTGCTCGTTCGCCGAAGCGCGTTCGAGGAAGTCGGGGGCTTCGATGAGGGTTTCTTCCTCTACTTCGAGGACGCGGATCTGGGGCTTCGCTTCGCTCGCGCCGGTTGGCGGCAGCGGCAGGTGGAAGGGGCCCGGGCCTGGCACTCGCGCGGCGTCACGACGGGGCGGCGAGGGAAGCGGCTCCTTTCACCCGATGTGGAACGCTACTACCGTGCTTCCCAGTTGCGCTACTACGGCCTTCACCGGCCACGCTGGGAGTGTTCGTACCTGCGGCGGCGGTTGCGCCGCAGATTCGTCGGCGTTGCCGACGAAGAGCAGAGGACGGCGCTGTTACGGCTGCTAGTGTGA
- a CDS encoding DUF1080 domain-containing protein → MSVCRLGIALVLISIPAAFPVLSQDVGFHRDVPSASDFRLLNVEVRPEALDGRSALRVAGDPEVLGAIAAERQEVMAELRARGERPGPAAFEESRRDFLAIVEDVPFGNGTIEVELAGQPAPGAQGGARGFVGVAFRLQEDGETYDCFYVRPTNGRAEDQLRRNHSAQYISHPHWTWFRLRAETPGQYETYVDIGPAEWIAVKIEVTGEKARLYVNGAAQPTLIVNDLKSGADGRGKVALWMEGSTVAHFRNLRISPAE, encoded by the coding sequence TTGTCTGTTTGTCGTCTCGGAATAGCTCTCGTTCTCATCTCGATTCCGGCCGCGTTTCCGGTCCTGAGCCAGGACGTCGGATTCCACCGGGACGTGCCTTCGGCCAGCGACTTCCGGCTCCTCAACGTCGAAGTCCGCCCTGAAGCTCTCGACGGCCGTTCCGCGCTGCGCGTTGCCGGCGATCCGGAGGTGCTCGGGGCGATCGCGGCGGAGCGCCAGGAGGTGATGGCGGAACTGCGGGCCCGTGGCGAGAGACCGGGTCCGGCAGCGTTCGAAGAGTCGCGGAGGGACTTCCTCGCGATCGTCGAGGACGTGCCGTTCGGCAATGGCACGATCGAGGTCGAACTGGCCGGCCAGCCGGCGCCGGGCGCCCAGGGTGGCGCGCGCGGCTTCGTCGGCGTTGCTTTCCGGCTCCAGGAGGACGGCGAGACCTACGATTGCTTCTACGTGCGGCCGACCAACGGCCGGGCGGAGGACCAGCTCCGCCGCAATCACAGCGCGCAGTACATCTCGCACCCGCACTGGACCTGGTTCCGGTTGCGCGCGGAGACACCGGGGCAGTACGAGACCTACGTGGACATCGGTCCGGCGGAATGGATCGCCGTGAAGATCGAGGTGACGGGCGAGAAGGCCCGGCTGTACGTGAACGGCGCCGCCCAGCCGACCCTGATCGTCAACGATCTGAAGTCCGGAGCGGACGGCCGGGGCAAGGTCGCACTGTGGATGGAAGGTTCCACCGTGGCCCACTTCCGCAACCTGCGGATCTCACCGGCGGAGTAG